Sequence from the Fusarium oxysporum Fo47 chromosome VI, complete sequence genome:
AATCGCAAATTACCTCATCCTTGTgcgagagagagagaagaagggggaAAGGGACAAGTGCTGGATCCTTACCTTGATGCACTCAAAAATGCCGTGTGCCTCTTCGATCATAAAAAGGAAGAGATTTGTTGGCAGTAAAAGACTTGACCTCTACCAGAAATTTTCTTTTGAAGTTCTCGTCGACTGGCCCGTGCTCCGTTGCCGGGTGCTGGGCTCGCTTTGCCGGACGGCGAAAGGTTAGTCCGGAAGGATTAGACCGAAAGTTAGGGCAGGCACGCACAGGATCTTTTTCTGCCCACGATCAAAAAGTCCTTAGCGATTTCAAGGTCCGCGGCTCCAGCAAACAACCAACTAACGGGACAGCATAATCGACAACTGGTATGAACCTCGACTCCTACGATCGCAGTTGCATTCGAACAATCAATCACTGCGCGCGCGACTCTTGAAACATTTCGACTAATCGACCGTTAATTAGATCACCGTCACAATGGGCGACGCAGTCATTGAGGGTTCGAACTGGCGCCTCGTTGAGGTTGGCCGTGTCGTTGTTATCAACGGCGACCACCCCTTCGCCGGCCGCCTGGCCACGATCGTCGAGATCATCGACCACAAGCGAGTAGGTTTCTCCTGCTTCAGATCAGATTAGTCTGCCGAAACACGCGATATTGACCCCGTCACAGATTCTCGTCGACGGTCCTTCCGCGAACGCTAGCCTCGCTGTTCCCCGACAAGCCGTTCCCCTCAGCAAGgtcctcctctcctctcttaTCGTCGAGGGCTTGAACCGCGGTTCccgaactggtgtcgtcCGAAAGCTCTGGGAGAAGTCCGAGATCGACTCCAAGTGGGAGCAGACCAACTGGGCTAAGAAGCGGGATCAGATGGAGCGGAGGAAGGGTCTCACCGACTTCGAGCGCTTCCAGGTTCTCCGACTCAAGAAGCAGCGACGATTCGAGGAGCGCAAGGCTctggccaaggtcaaggcctCCGCATAAATGGGTCATTAAGCTGGAGTCACGGAGGTGCTTGAAAGTCGGGTTTAGATCAAGTGGCACGGAACTGGGCAGGAAACACATCACGGCGGTATAGAGGCTGCTGGATTCACTTTTGCTCCGTTCTGGAAGGCTGTATGTCAcacttcatcatcatgatgaacgGCGTCAATACGGAAATTCTGAGATCAACTGAATTCAAAGCATAAGGAGCATCAAAAAAGAACATGGATTCATTGTGAACTGTAGCCGAAATAAAAATGAAATGAATACCCCAAAACTCCGTTGTCTGTGTATGCATGCATGTCTTTACACTCAATCACTTTGTATCCCCATAATCAACCTTAATTATTGCCCAAATTGTTCATAGATTTCCCTCCACCCGTCGTCACTTTCTTGGACATCCGGATTCTGGAGGGGGAGACGTAGTGACACAAAATCTGATTACCTAATGCGACTTAGTTCCCACCTCCCACCAAGCCCTAGAATTATCGCTGTGCGAGGACCCCATCACAAAACGACGACGTGAGAGATCAGGCCAGCAAACAGACGTAACTGGGATCAGCAAAACAAGTAAGTACGAAGCTGTCGTTACGTTCATTGTGTTATTTTGCTATCGATTTTTTGCGGTCTCGGGAAGATTTTGCTGCCACAAATTGTTTACCTGAGATTTACTAACATCTGTGCCCGCACTCAAGTCGCCAAAATGTCGAACCCCCGCGTTGAAGAAC
This genomic interval carries:
- a CDS encoding ribosomal protein L14-domain-containing protein — protein: MGDAVIEGSNWRLVEVGRVVVINGDHPFAGRLATIVEIIDHKRILVDGPSANASLAVPRQAVPLSKVLLSSLIVEGLNRGSRTGVVRKLWEKSEIDSKWEQTNWAKKRDQMERRKGLTDFERFQVLRLKKQRRFEERKALAKVKASA